The proteins below come from a single Rosa rugosa chromosome 2, drRosRugo1.1, whole genome shotgun sequence genomic window:
- the LOC133733828 gene encoding dihydroorotate dehydrogenase (quinone), mitochondrial-like, producing MLQGRKQLKVLVKKVQAARDEMQWGEEGPPPLLVKIAPDLSKEDLEDIAAVALALRLDGLIISNTTVSRPDRRLC from the exons ATGCTTCAAGGAAGAAAGCAGTTAAAGGTCCTTGTGAAGAAG GTACAAGCTGCTCGTGATGAAATGCAATGGGGTGAAGAGGGCCCTCCTCCATTGCTCGTGAAAATCGCTCCAGATTTGTCTAAAGAAGATCTCGAAGATATTGCTgca GTGGCCCTTGCCCTTCGCTTGGACGGATTG ATTATATCAAACACAACTGTTTCAAGACCAGACAGAAGACTCTGTTAG
- the LOC133729708 gene encoding endonuclease 1 produces the protein MGSYRGFGRFANYFREFVLLLAFVCILVPRAQGWSKEGHTMTCRIAQALLEPEAAEAVKNLLPHDVNGDLSALCVWPDQIRHWYRYRWTSPLHFIDTPDNACNFEYSRDCHDEHGSKDMCVAGAVQNFTSQLSHYTEGTSDRRYNMTEALLFLSHFMGDLHQPMHIGFTTDRGGNTIDLRWYRHKSNLHHVWDREILLQALHDYYDKDMELLLQDIQGNITDGVWSDDVTSWGHCDDISSCINKYATESINIACKWGYKGVESGATLTEDYFLPRLPIVEKRIAQGGVRLAAILNRAFSSESEAQPADHHKNKRASHSPT, from the exons ATGGGTAGTTACAGAGGCTTTGGAAGATTTGCCAATTATTTTCGtgaatttgttttgttgcttgCATTTGTTTGCATTTTAGTCCCGAGAGCTCAGGGATGGAGCAAAGAGGGTCACACTATGACTTGCCGGATTGCACAG GCACTCCTAGAGCCTGAAGCTGCAGAAGCTGTTAAAAATTTACTACCTCATGATGTCAATGGCGATCTGTCGGCTCTGTGTGTGTGGCCTGACCAGATCAGGCACTGGTACAGATACCGGTGGACTAGCCCTCTTCACTTCATTGACACACCTGATAATGCTTGCAACTTTGAATACTCAA GAGATTGCCATGATGAACATGGTTCCAAGGACATGTGTGTTGCTGGTGCAGTCCAGAATTTCACATCGCAGCTTTCACACTACACAGAAGGAACATCTGACCGTCGAT ATAATATGACCGAGGCCTTGCTTTTCTTGTCACACTTTATGGGTGATCTCCATCAG CCAATGCATATTGGATTCACGACAGATAGAGGAGGAAACACAATAGACTTGCGGTGGTACAGGCACAAATCCAATCTCCACCAT GTATGGGATCGAGAGATTTTACTTCAAGCTCTGCATGATTATTATGACAAGGACATGGAACTCCTCCTGCAAGACATACAGGGAAACATCACAGAT GGAGTCTGGTCTGATGATGTTACATCATGGGGACATTGTGATGATATCAGTTCTTGTATAAACAA GTATGCTACAGAAAGTATAAACATAGCTTGCAAATGGGGTTACAAGGGCGTTGAGTCCGGTGCTACTCTAACAG AGGATTACTTCCTCCCTCGGCTACCTATTGTGGAGAAGAGGATTGCCCAAGGTGGAGTCCGGTTGGCTGCTATCCTCAATCGTGCCTTCTCCTCTGAATCTGAAGcacaacctgctgatcatcacaaaaacaaaagagcATCACATTCACCCACTTAG
- the LOC133729706 gene encoding internal alternative NAD(P)H-ubiquinone oxidoreductase A2, mitochondrial-like, producing MALERIARTARSSCRRSGGAFGGHKSEKDMFSEGASTRKYCSLPSLERDTRNSNFSYLSSSPKVNHSSFWSRGIRTTPSYQFPSAERIVEESDLECNDPKYPGLEATKPGEKPRVVVLGTGWAACRFLKGLDTKIYDVVCISPRNHMVFTPLLASTCVGTLEFRSVVEPVSRIQSALATNPNSYFYLASCFGIDTNKHEVYCETVSNGGLPNEPYRFKVAYDKLVIAAGSEPLTFGIKGVTENAFFLREVNHAQEIRKKLLLNLMLSDNPGISEEERKRLLHCVVIGGGPTGVEFSGELSDFIMKDVRERYTHVKDYIKVTLIEANEILSSFDVGLRQYATNHLTKCGVSLMRGVVKEVHAKKIVLNNGTDVPYGLLVWSTGVGPSQFVKSLDLPKSPGGRIGVDGWLRVPAVEDVFALGDCAGFLEETGKPVLPALAQVAEREGKFLVALFNRIGKEAGKAMSAKNIYLGEPFVYQHLGSMASVGGYKALVDLRQSKDAKGITHAGFVSWFIWRSAYLTRVVSWRNRFYVAVNWATTLVFGRDNSRIG from the exons ATGGCTTTAGAAAGGATTGCTAGGACTGCTAGGAGTAGCTGCAGAAGGTCAGGAGGTGCCTTTGGTGGTCACAAAAgtgaaaaggatatgttctcTGAGGGAGCATCCACGCGCAAATATTGTTCCTTACCTTCACTTGAACGTGACACCAGAAATAGCAATTTTTCGTACCTTTCCAGCAGTCCAAAGGTGAATCACAGTAGCTTTTGGAGCAGGGGAATAAGGACAACCCCAAGTTATCAATTTCCATCTGCAGAAAGGATTGTTGAGGAGTCTGATTTGGAGTGTAATGATCCCAAGTATCCGGGTCTAGAGGCAACTAAGCCAGGTGAAAAGCCACGAGTGGTTGTTCTTGGTACTGGCTGGGCTGCCTGTCGATTCCTTAAGGGATTAGACACAAAGATTTATGATGTTGTTTGCATATCACCAAGGAATCACATGGTCTTCACTCCTTTGCTTGCTTCAACTTGTGTTGGTACCTTGGAATTCCGTTCAGTTGTTGAACCTGTCAGTCGTATACAATCTGCACTGGCAACAAATCCCAACTCATACTTCTATCTGGCTTCCTGCTTTGGCATTGACACAAACAAACATGAG GTGTACTGCGAGACAGTAAGCAACGGTGGTTTGCCTAATGAACCTTACAGATTCAAAGTTGCCTATGACAAGCTTGTCATAGCAGCTGGATCCGAGCCCTTGACATTTGGGATCAAAGGTGTGACAGAAAATGCATTTTTCCTCCGAGAAGTGAATCATGCCCAAGAGATTAGAAAGAAGCTTCTCTTGAACTTGATGCTCTCGGACAACCCAG GCATATCAGAGGAAGAAAGGAAACGCCTCTTGCATTGTGTTGTTATCGGAGGTGGCCCTACCGGGGTGGAGTTCAGTGGTGAATTGAGTGAtttcattatgaaagatgtccGTGAAAGGTATACTCATGTTAAGGACTACATCAAAGTCACCCTCATTGAG GCTAATGAGATTCTGTCATCCTTCGACGTTGGATTAAGGCAGTATGCAACCAATCACCTGACCAAG TGTGGTGTTAGCCTTATGCGAGGTGTTGTGAAAGAGGTGCATGCAAAGAAGATAGTTCTTAACAATGGCACTGATGTTCCATATGGCCTATTGGTCTGGTCTACAGGCGTTGGTCCCTCACAGTTTGTGAAATCACTTGATCTTCCCAAGTCCCCTGGTGGAAG GATTGGTGTTGATGGGTGGTTGAGAGTTCCTGCTGTGGAAGATGTGTTTGCACTTGGAGATTGCGCAGGTTTTCTTGAAGAGACAGGGAAGCCAGTGCTTCCAGCTTTAGCTCAG GTGGCAGAAAGGGAAGGAAAATTTCTGGTGGCGTTGTTTAACAGGATTGGGAAGGAGGCAGGTAAGGCCATGAGTGCAAAAAATATCTATCTGGGGGAGCCTTTCGTCTACCAACACCTCGGAAGTATGGCATCCGTTGGAGGTTACAAGGCACTTGTTGATCTGCGCCAATCCAAG GATGCAAAGGGCATAACGCATGCTGGATTTGTTAGCTGGTTCATCTGGCGCTCTGCTTATCTTACCCGAGTTGTAAGTTGGAGGAACAGGTTCTATGTTGCTGTCAACTGGGCTACCACGCTGGTGTTTGGCAGAGATAACTCAAGAATAGGTTGA
- the LOC133731389 gene encoding uncharacterized protein LOC133731389, translated as MNNLWDQIRRSQDEDDEEMMATNAIVMAAVAEESGNQHRGRGSHPGRAPNEERFREERGKGMLADYFVDRPVFKDPDFRTRYRMSLNLFMRISTDLCQYDRYFVQRSDATGKVGLLPEQKMTAALRMLAYGAGADQCAEYCRMAKSTSVAALQHFTRGIVDLYSAEYLRAPTAADLRRLLAKAEKRGFPGMIGSIDCMHWQWKNCPTGWAGQYSGRKQIPTIILEAFASYDTWIWHAFFGMPGACNDLNVLAKSPLFDELTAGRAPLIQFQVNNRAHNLGYYLADGIYPRWATFLKTVRNPTRPKEIEFAKAQEGYRKDVERCFGILQSRFGIVRGAARGWHKEDLRYIMLTCIILHNMIVENERPEDSDDELESDDEEDNNMRPRIAEVWEGPTGRDFDPVGRDAHHMNGFMDRYQQIRSEHSHSNLQEDIIQHFWEFQGNRSI; from the coding sequence ATGAACAATTTGTGGGATCAAATTCGACGGTctcaggatgaagatgatgaagagatgaTGGCCACCAACGCCATTGTCATGGCTGCAGTCGCAGAAGAATCTGGAAACCAACACCGAGGGCGCGGTTCTCATCCGGGTCGTGCACCAAATGAGGAACGATTTAGAGAAGAAAGGGGCAAAGGTATGTTGGCCGACTACTTTGTCGACCGGCCAGTGTTCAAAGATCCGGATTTCCGAACACGTTACAGGATGAGTCTCAATCTCTTCATGCGTATATCTACTGACCTTTGCCAGTACGATCGTTACTTTGTTCAAAGGTCAGATGCTACCGGCAAAGTCGGACTGCTTCCGGAGCAGAAGATGACAGCTGCCTTGCGAATGCTTGCTTACGGTGCAGGGGCAGATCAATGTGCTGAGTATTGTCGGATGGCGAAATCCACCTCCGTCGCAGCCCTTCAGCACTTTACACGAGGAATTGTTGATCTTTACTCAGCAGAATACCTCCGCGCTCCTACTGCAGCCGACCTCAGACGACTTCTTGCCAAAGCTGAGAAGAGAGGTTTTCCAGGAATGATTGGGAGCATCGACTGTATGCATtggcaatggaagaattgtccGACAGGTTGGGCTGGACAATATAGTGGTAGGAAACAGATCCCCACTATCATCCTGGAAGCATTCGCATCTTACGACACCTGGATTTGGCACGCATTCTTTGGAATGCCCGGGGCATGCAACGACCTGAACGTCTTGGCAAAGTCTCCGTTGTTTGATGAGCTTACCGCCGGTAGAGCACCTCTGATCCAATTCCAAGTTAACAACAGAGCTCACAATCTAGGGTACTATCTCGCCGACGGTATTTATCCTCGATGGGCGACTTTCTTGAAAACTGTTCGAAATCCTACACGCCCCAAGGAAATCGAGTTTGCAAAGGCTCAAGAGGGGTATAGGAAAGATGTAGAGAGatgttttggtatattacagTCACGGTTTGGCATTGTTAGAGGAGCTGCTCGTGGGTGGCATAAAGAGGACCTTCGATACATTATGTTGACGtgtattatattacacaacatgatTGTTGAAAATGAACGACCTGAAGACAGCGATGATGAGTTGGAGTCCGATGATGAGGAGGATAACAATATGAGGCCCAGGATTGCTGAGGTATGGGAGGGACCAACCGGTAGAGACTTTGATCCTGTTGGtagagatgctcatcatatgaaCGGATTCATGGACCGCTACCAACAAATTAGATCTGAGCACAGTCACTCCAACCTTCAGGAAGACATCATTCAACACTTTTGGGAATTTCAAGGCAATAGGAGTATCTAG